A region from the Acyrthosiphon pisum isolate AL4f chromosome A1, pea_aphid_22Mar2018_4r6ur, whole genome shotgun sequence genome encodes:
- the LOC100163294 gene encoding myosin light polypeptide 6-like, whose amino-acid sequence MSKTASYSDEHLSEMQEAFQLFDIRGDNKIHISQIGNALRALGQNPTESDVNKFTQQHKADERITFEVFLPIYQAISKNRSSNTAEDFNEGLRHFDKDGNGYISSAELRHLLTSLGEKLTDDEVEQLLAGQEDSQGNVLYEEFINMVMSG is encoded by the exons ATGAGTAAAACG GCGTCTTATTCGGATGAACATCTGTCTG aaatgcAGGAAGCAtttcaattatttgatattcGAGGCgataacaaaatacatatatcaCAAATTGGCAATGCTCTACGAGCATTAGGTCAAAACCCAACTGAATCTGATGTCAATAAATTTACTCAACAACACAAAGCag atgAAAGGATAACATTTGAAGTATTTCTACCGATTTATCAAGCAATTTCAAAAAATCGATCATCTAATACTGCTGAAGATTTCAACGAAGGATTACGCCATTTTGATAAAGATGGTAATGGATATATATCATCTGCAGAACTTCGGCATCTTCTCACGagtctag GTGAAAAATTGACAGACGATGAAGTTGAACAATTATTGGCCGGACAAGAAGATTCTCAAGGAAATGTTCTCTATGAGGAATTTATTAACATGGTTATGTCaggttaa
- the LOC100163294 gene encoding myosin light polypeptide 6-like isoform X1 — MYSYNYDTVKVITSMDEMQEAFQLFDIRGDNKIHISQIGNALRALGQNPTESDVNKFTQQHKADERITFEVFLPIYQAISKNRSSNTAEDFNEGLRHFDKDGNGYISSAELRHLLTSLGEKLTDDEVEQLLAGQEDSQGNVLYEEFINMVMSG, encoded by the exons atgtattcttataattatgatactgtaaaagttataacttcaatggatg aaatgcAGGAAGCAtttcaattatttgatattcGAGGCgataacaaaatacatatatcaCAAATTGGCAATGCTCTACGAGCATTAGGTCAAAACCCAACTGAATCTGATGTCAATAAATTTACTCAACAACACAAAGCag atgAAAGGATAACATTTGAAGTATTTCTACCGATTTATCAAGCAATTTCAAAAAATCGATCATCTAATACTGCTGAAGATTTCAACGAAGGATTACGCCATTTTGATAAAGATGGTAATGGATATATATCATCTGCAGAACTTCGGCATCTTCTCACGagtctag GTGAAAAATTGACAGACGATGAAGTTGAACAATTATTGGCCGGACAAGAAGATTCTCAAGGAAATGTTCTCTATGAGGAATTTATTAACATGGTTATGTCaggttaa